Genomic window (Nitrospirales bacterium LBB_01):
TGCAGAAGCCGAATTTCAAGCATGTTCTTTATTCTTGTCAGCACCTCAAGTCTGTCAAACGGTTTTGTTAAGAAATCCTTTGCCCCGTGCTCAAGCGCCTTAACGCGTATTGTCCTGTCTGTGTAAGCTGTAAGAACCATTATAGAAAGATAGGTATTACTTTCTATCTTTTTTAATTCAGTCATAACCTGAAAACCATCCATATTGGGCATATTCAAATCCAATAAAATCAAGTCCGGTTTATGAAACTTATATAAATCCACAACACAGCGGGAATCAGTAGTAGTTAAAATATTTTTATAACCCTCAGCCTTTAGCATCTTTTCTGCCAACGCCACATTTGTCTGCTGGTCATCTACAATTAAGATTGCCGCTTCATATATCTGTTTTACATCCAAGTCATTGCTCCTTAACTTTTTTTGCTAAAAGTCCTTCTATTATACCCATAAGTTCTTTAAAATTAAATGGCTTAAGCAAAAATCCTGTAAAGTCATTTCTATTTACAGTAGATGAGGCCCCATCATCCACGAAGCCGCTTAATGCTATAACCGGTATCTGCGATGTCTCAACATTTTCTCTGATTCTCTTTAACACATCCGTACCGGATATATCCGGAAGGTTTATGTCTGTAAGTATTACGTCTGGTTTGTGCTCTAAAGCAAGCTGTACCCCGGTAAGACCGTTCATTGCAGAAATAAATCTCATGTTATTATAACGTGATACTATTCTCCCAAGCAGTGTTACGCTTGCCGGATTATCCTCAATGTAAAGTATTGTAAATTTGCCTTTTCCTTCTGTGTAAATACTATCATCACATACACAAGACAACTCCTTATTAAATTCATTGTCAGGAAATGTAGTTGCTATCGGAATTGTGAAATAAAATCTGCTTCCCCTACCCTCCTCACTTTCCACCCCCATTGTGCCACCCATAAGTGAAATAAGTTTTTTTGTCATAACAAGCCCAATCCCTAACCCATCATTGGCGTCGCTGCTACGGGCAGAGTTGCTAAAAGGCTGAAATAAACACTTCATATTTTCCTTAGATATACCAATACCATAGTCTGACACGCTAACTTCTAACATTTCTGCTGCTCTGCGGCATTGTATAAAAACGCTGCCGCCCTCTTTGCTGTACTTAACACCGTTGGAAATTAAATTAAGCATCACCTGTTTCAACCGCATCCAGTCTGCTCTGACCAACACCACAGTACAGCTTTCCATGTCCGATGTTATAGAGACACGACGGCTCTCTCCGATAGGCGCTGTCAAAGATATACATTCCTCAATCAGAGTTTGCAAGTTTACAGACTCAAATGAAAGCTTTACTCTGCCCGACTCTATTTTTGATAAGTCTAAAACATTATCAATCAACTCAAGCAGATGACTGCCGGCTTTCAGGATTTCCGCCGTATTTTCCAACTGGTAAGTGGTAAGAGGGTCATATGGATCAGATTCAAGAAGCTGTGCAAAACCCAATATCGCATTCATTGGTGTTCGCAGCTCATGGCTCATCAAAGAGAGAAACTCCGACTTCGCACGGTTAGCCTGTTCAGCCTCTTCTTTTGCTTTATTAAGTTCATTCTGAATGAGTTTAATTTCTGTTATGTCCGTAAGTGCGCCGTCAGCATATAACCTGCCGCCTTTTTCATAAGAGAGCATGGAGCGGCACATTAGCCAGAGTTGCCGTCCATCTTTATTAATAGCCCTGACTTCAACCGAGAAAGGTTTGTTATTTTCAAACAGTTCGGCATAGGCGGCTTTAAGTTTGCCAACATCTTCGGGAGCAATGCAGCCAGAGTCATAAATGCTGACAGCTTTTTGAAACTCTAACGGAGTTTGTCCTAAGAGTTCCTCAACGTTTTTACTTATAAACACCACCTTACCTCTGACATCGCATGTCCAGATAACGTCAGGAATATTGTTTACAAGAGAGCGGAATTTCTCCTCAGACTGAATGAGTGCCTCTGCCGCTATGTAATTGTATGTGATGTCTCTGCCTGTAGATATAAAATGCGTGACAGTGCCTTTAGGGTCTCTTACTGGTGACACAGTGATTTCCATATAGTAATGCTCACCGTTTATGTCTTTATTTTCAGCCACCCCCCTATAAACATCGCCCTCAATTACAGATGTCCGTAATTTAGCAAAAAACTCATCAGTAAACGGTTTTTCATTGATGTCTTTAATGTGCTTCCCTATGACGTCCTGTTCCATAATTCCCTTAAGCGAAAGATATGCCCTGTTGACAAACTCAATGCAGCCGTCTATGTTGGCTATGATAACACTGTCAGCAGTGTGCTCAACTGCAGCCGAAAGTTTTCTCAAATTATCTTCATTACTTTTTCTTGTGGTTATATCTCTGACTATACCAACAGCATTCCACGCTCCTTTTATTCTGACAGCAGAAAGAGACAGCTCAACGGGAAAGACTGTCCCGTCTTTTTTCACAGCCATGAGTTCCACTGTTTTCCCTATGGCATTGCCATGCCCTGTGGCGGCAAATTCAGGAAATGCCTTTGTATAGGATTCAAAAAAGTCATGATGAGCAATTAATTTGTGAATATCTTTATTCATTACTTCTTCTGATTTATATCCAAATATTTTTTCAGCTCCAGTGCTCCAAAAAGTCGTACATCCTGAATTATCTATCATGATGATAGCATCTGAGGCTGAGCTTGTTATCTTTTTAAGAGTCTCCTCACTTTCCTTTAGAGTCTCCTCGGCCTCACTTCTTTCATAGATTTCGCGCTCAAGAAGGGCATTTACTTTTGACAGGAGCTCCATATTATCCTCAAGCACCCTATTTGTCTCTTTTGAAAATGTCTCCATCTCTAATATTTTCTTTCTATGATAGACATATAGGGCTAAAAACACAGGCAGAGAAAAGGACGAAAATATGATTGCGTAAAGAATAAACCTCAGATTACTGCCGGTATCAGAGAACACATAGTAAGAAAACGTAAAAGACGCTCCAACAAAAAAACACATTGCTGCAACTGGGAAAAAAAATCTTTCTAACGTCTTATTAATATCTTCCATTGTTATATTCCTTTAAAACATAAGAAACAGCACCACACATGTAATGATACCCTTTCTTTTGTTAATAAAACAAATATTTTTCTGAACCTGTGTTAGTTTGGCTGAAGTTCTGCAAATATGTTATCATTAGGCTCATGGCTAAGAATATAGAGTTTATACCCCTTGCGAGGGAATCTTTCCTTGCGATAAAATCTAACACATTAATAATAACCCCTACGATAATATTTTCTCTGATTTTATCCATGTTCACATACAAGTACCTGGGTCCGGGACTTACTAAGTTATCCTCATTATCAACTCAATCGCTTAGTCCAAAGGACTTAGCGCTGTTTAAAGAACTCATAGGGAAACTTGCCATAGCAAACATCATTAATTTCTACATGCAGATGTTTGTTCACGCAATAACGTTAGCAATGGCGCGTGAGCTTATCGTAAATGGAACCTTAAGCTATCGGACAGCTCTTGCGGAGGTGTTCAAAAAGTTTTCTTCACTACTGTTTTCCGTAACCCTCTTTGGTATTCTTTTAGTTATCGGAGTAATGCTGCTAATAGTGCCTGCGATACTTGTTAATTTCTTTTTCATGTTTACATACGTTGCTATAATTAAAGACAACAAACACTCTTTCACTGCTATAAGGGAAAGCATAAAACTGGTAAGACACAACCTCAATGCTGCTTTTTCCATCTATGTAACCCTTTTTACTACAGCCATTACTGTATCAATAATGAATATGCTGACAACAAGCGTAATGGAAAGCATTTCTGAAACAAACGCATTACGTAACGCTGCAAACAGTATCCTAAACGGAATACTCTCTGGCATTGCGCATGATAAATATGACAAGATATTAAATATTATTAACAACACTCCAGCTTATCTGGCCATAGCTGTGACAACCATTCTAACCGGCGTTGTGATGGCTTTTATAGCGCTTATGATACTGAAAACCTATGATGTCCTAAAAGAGCCTGACTCTGCCGGCGCCGTCGTTATAGAAGCATGATAGATACCCACTGTCATCTTGAGATGCCACCCTTTGAAGGAGTTGTCGGGGAAATCGTAAGGAAAGCGGCAGAGGCTGGCGTAACTCACCTTATAACGATAGGCTCCGATGTAGGAAGTAACGAAAGAAACAAGGCTATCGCCGAAAGTTATAAAGATGTTTTTTTCACTGTAGGGATTCATCCCCACGAGGCTAAATATTTAAGCACAGCGGTTTATGAAAACCTGCAAGTTCTTTGCAAGCACAAAAAGTGTGTGGCAATCGGAGAGACTGGTCTTGATTATTACCACAATCACTCGCCGAAAGATGTGCAAAAGCGGGCATTTATCAAACAAATAGAACTGGCAAAGGAAACGAGTTTGCCTTTGATAATTCACAGCCGTGATGCCTCAGAGGATACGTTAAGGATACTTACCGACCACAAGGTGACACAGGGTGTGTTTCACTGTTTTACCGCAAATGTTGAGACGGCCAAAGAGGTTATGTTAATGGGACTTCATGTTTCCTTTTCCGGCACCGTAACTTTTAAAAACAACCCTGAAGTTGAAAAAGTCGTAAACACTGTTAGCGATAACCACCTTCTGGTTGAAACCGATGCCCCGTACCTTGCTCCTGTGCCTCACAGAGGAAAGAGAAATGAACCGGCTTATGTAGTTCATACCGCAAAGAAAATAGCGCAACTGCGAGGCATACTGCTTGAAGATGTTGACAGAATCACAACGCTTAACGCCCAAACTCTGTTTAGACTTAACACTCCCTCAGATGAGGACAAAATCGCCTATCAGATACGAAACACGCTCTATCTTAACATGACCAATTCTTGCACAAACCGGTGCACGTTTTGTCTAAGAAACGTCAATACTACTGTAAAGGGGCATAATCTTAGTCTTAAGGCTGACCCCTCTTCACAGGATTTGATTGAAACTATAGGGGACAGTCCGGCTAAGTACGACGAGGTGGTTTTCTGTGGATATGGAGAGCCGCTTCTTAAATTAGAGAATGTTATAACTGTAGCAAAATACATAAAAGCTCACGGCGGCAGTGTCAGGATAAACACAAACGGGCTTGGAAATATAATTCATAACCGCAACATATTACCGGAACTTACAGGGCTTGCCGATAAAATCTCCATAAGTCTAAATGCTCAGGACACTGAGACCTATAACAGACTATGTGTCCCGACTGTGGAAAATGCGTACGCCGGAGTTATTGAATTCATAAAAGAGGCAAAAAAACACATTCCTGATGTTACCGTAACAGTGGTTGATGCCTCAGGCGTTGACATTGCAAGATGCAAAGAGATTGCACATGAACTGGGCGTAAACTTCAGACTGCGACATCTTGACGTGCTTGGGTAGGGAGGTAATCAGGTATTGAATAATCACTGCATGTATTCGCTTTGAATTTCTTGTATTTCTTTGTCTAAGTTGAAATTTAGGTCACCCTCATAATTTACAAAACAATTAGTTTAATGCTATAAAATAATATGATTATGGCTGGAACAATAGAAACGGATTTAGACTTAACGGAAATCATCAACGGAGAGGAAATCATGGGGCCAAGTCCATTTATGAGGCATCAGGATATTGTTTTTAACTTAGCGGACATTATACGCCACCACGTAAAGACTAATAAATTAGGGAAAGTTTATTTATCACCCCTTGACGTAATCTTTGAAGAAGGGGTTAACAGGCTGCAGCCAGACATACTGTTTATCAGAAAAGAAAACCTGAGTATTGCTAAGGATTGGATAAGAGGCGTACCGGATATGGTTTGTGAGGTAATTTCTTCAGGCAGTTATGAGATGGATACGGCAGTAAAGAAGGCTATCTATGAGAAATACAGGGTGCCGGAGTACTGGATAGTCATGCCGGAGCCGCAAACTATTGAGATATTAACCATCGTAGGCGATAAGTATAAACTACATTCTTTTGCGGCATTTGATGGTTTTGTTACATCTAAAATCATTGAAGGACTTCAAGTTGATGTTAACGATATATTTGAGTAACCCGACAGCTTATAAAAAAGCAATTCACCACGTCTTAAGAGATATGAGGGATAAATGATGAGTAACGAATACTACATTGATATTGTAACAAAGAGCATACTTTCAACGCTCTCAGCACACATATCAGAGGCTATCTCCGTAGAACTTAAAACCGTTATGAAAGAGGCGTCATTGCAGTTAGAGGCACAAATTCTTACAACAATTGATGCGTTAAATAAAAATCAGTTAACGGAAATTACCAGCCTTAAGGGTGAACTCAGTCATATAAAGCAAAAAATAGACGCTGCCAACACCACACAAATTGATTCGCTTGCTAAATCCGTAGAGGAACAGTTAAGAGCGCTCCCACAGATTTTCCAAACCTCCACACAGCATATTGAAAAACAAATACAAAATACTAATGTGATTTTAAACGCTCTCATAACAGGTATCGGCGAAATCAAAACAGAAACCGCTAACTCCATAGGCGGCACTCTCAAAGAGTTGGCAGAGCTTATGCAAAGTAAGAAGTCCGTAATCGAGGAGACTATAAAGGAGACTGTGAAAGCTGAAATTCATAAGGTAGAATCATCACTCTCCGCAAATAAAACCCTGATGTTGACTCTCCTTAAGACTGTGTTTGAAAGTGAATTGAGAAATGCCGACTTTCTGGCTGAGCGCGCTCAAAACAACAAAAAAGAACTCAGAAACAATCTGGCTGTCTTAGAAAAGCTGCTTGATAGCTCCTCACAGTCATAGGGATTAAACGTGGCAGACGGAGAAAGCAAAATATATAACTTTTTATCTGATATTTTAAAAATAATATCAGAACTCAAGGCAATGAATCTTCCCCAGTTTACCAATAGAATCCACAATTTAGAACAGAATATCAGCTCTTTTTCCGTCCACACGATAAAGAGCGGACTTGTCGGTATAACAAGCTCAGGAAAATCATCTGTGTTAAATATCCTCCTTGGCACGGGAACTAAGATACTAAAGGAACAGAGCAAAGCAACAACCAATATGATAGTGTTCTGCTCCAAAGCCAAAGAGCCTACGCTTGAAATCATGTTTGAGGATGAAAAACGGCTTAAAAAAACTGGCGATGAGGTACTGACCGAATCCATCTGGAAATACAGCTCAGAGGACGAAAACCCGGGTAACAAGTACGCTATTAAGTATATAAAACTGGGGCTTCCGTCCTTTATACTTGGCGACAGCATAGAGTTGGCAGACACGCCCGGTCTTGACGCCTATGGGCTTAAAGAGCACGAGGATTTAACGCTGAGAGAGTTTCTGCCTCAGGCGGATTTAATCGTATATCTGTCTTCAATCCGAAGCCCTATGAAAGAAGCCGACCGCAAAATTCTAAATAAAATCATGGATGCCGACCAAAAGATCATATTTGTTCAGACCTGTAAGGGAGCGGTGGTTGACAGCTCTCTGGGTAAAGACTCCTCCGACACAGTAGAGGCGCGGCTGGATAGTTTTAAAGAGGAATTTGAAAAAACTATACGTCCGTACGCAAGTTTAAAAGACGCACCCATCGTTCAGGTGGAGACCAACACCGCCTCTCAGTATTTTAAAAACAACGACACAGCGGCATGGGCGGAGTCGGGCTTTGAGGAACTCGTATATGTCGTCAAGACTGTTGCAAGGCAGCTTCAGTATGAATATACAATCAGAAATCTGAGAAAAGTGGTGGATGAGGTAAATGCCCTGATTGCCCTTGTGCTTGGCGTGGGAAAAGAAGAGGCAGAGAAAAAAACCAGCATCGAAGAGCAAGTCAAAAAACTTGATAAATATAAAAAATATTACGATAAAATTACACACACAAAAGAGCAGGTGGTCACTATCTGGAATCAAAAAATGGATCACAACAGCCTATACACTGTATATGAGCGGGAACTTTCCAGAATGTTTGCATCCCGCTATGATTTTAACTATTTACGTGATACCGAATTTACTATGAAAACAAATGAAATCGGCGAAAAGATGTACGAAATCAAGGCCCACATGCTGGATAACCTTGACAATGCCAGAGGTAAGTTTAAGGAATACTTTGACGACCTTGGTCTTGACGTAAGGCGAACCGATATTCAAAACACTACGGTAAAGAGCTTCTTTCTGCCCAATATGAAAAAAAGGCGTGTCTCTGACGTTGTCGGGGGCGCTGGTTCCTCGGCAAAATCATTGATAAGCAAGGGCGGCGAAAGCGCCGCTGAGTATATAGATAAGGCTCAGTTTATAAGAGATCTGAAAGGCTCTATGGAGTTGTTTTTTATTCCGCTTCTTGAGCATTTACAGTGGTGGAACAAAACTGTTACAACATCATTTGTTGAACCGCTTAGTAATAAAATCAGCAGCATAGAAGACGACATAACGAACATTGACAAGGTCAGTGATTTTGATAAAGATCTCTACAAAAAACTTGTGGAGATAAGTAAAGCTCTGCACAACAACGTCAGAAACGTCTCAGACCTTTGTAACATTGAGCATATAGAGCAGGCATTTCCTCAGTATGCGAAGAGGAAATCGTATGCCAGAGAAAAAAGCATAGTGTTTGCCAACCTGTTTTTACAGATGTGCAATCGCTTTTATGAGTCAATGTTTCACAATTACTACTTTAAAAAATTAGCAATCCTCTCAAAAAACAACAAAAAAAGTATCGTGCTGATAGATCAGAATTTTGGAAATCACTTTAGTTTTCTTAGCCGGCTGCTACGTCCCGATAATGAGGATGCGGAACGTTTGAGAACTCTTGAAGTGCCTTATGTGATTAACCCTCAAAATCCGGTTAAAGATATAGACAGTTATACAATAAAGGGAGAGTTTTCAGACACTCTGACTTTTTATGTAATTGGAAACAATGAAAAATCGCTGTCTTTTGTGAAATCTGGCACTCTCTTTGATGAGGCCGATGTAGTTCAGGTAATGATAGAAGACCTTCACAGGGTAGGCTCGGCGCTGGTTGATCTTGTGGAGAGAAACCAGTTCTTTGACCACATTAAGAGGCACAAAGACAAATTGCTTTTGACTTATCCCGGGGGTGCATATTTTCAAAAAGCCCGGCTTCACATAATGGTGATTGAGGCAATATCTGAGATTAACAAAATATTTGATGACGCTGAAATTCATTGGTTTATATATGAAGGGTTTGAGGTTAGGTATAATCATTTCTATGAAATATCAAGGGGAATAACTCCCAATAACTTAGAGCCTGAAGATTGCCTCAATATGTGGAAAACACAGTACCTGCCGCTTGATGAGCCCTTTACAGAAGACACTCTGCTTGAGCAATTTGCAGAATTAACGTAAAGAACCTCATTTTCCTCTATCAAACTTTCAACTTATAGTAAGACCTAATATACTTATAAAAAAAGCTTATTTGACATATCTTTCTTAACTTAATACAATCGCACTAAGTAGAACGTCACTGGTACTCAAGTGTCTGTATAGATTTATTTAGGGATTTTAGGATTTGAGAATAGGCTCAAAGCTATTGTGTCTCTTGCTCGCTAATATTGTTCTGTATGGCATAATTGGTTATGTTGTTGTCAGAGGAAATACGCAGGCAATACAGTTATTAGAAAAAATCACTTTCAGCTATCTTTATAACGATGCAGCAATTGACTCCTTACTGTCTGCAATCAGAGATTCAAGAGGCAGTATGAGAGATTTGCTGATAAAAAAGTATAATCACTCTCATAAAATAGATGTATCTGCTGCAAAAAAAATAATAAATGAATCTGCTTTTAAACGTGAAAGTTCTATGAAATTGTGGCTGCAGGGCATGAGTAAGATTGAATCTTTTGAACAAAAGACGAGGATACAACATTCTCACTCAAAGGACGCCTTTGCTAAAATAGAAGAAACACTACAAGCATACACGTTAAAAGAAAGAGAATTTATCACTCTTTACCACACATCTGACGCTGCTACACTTGATGAGCTTTTTTCAGACTTTATATATCACATTTCTGAAGAAATTTATGCTAATGTGTCCAAGATAGGAGAGGATTTCCGCTCTGAGATAGACTCTGATGTAAAGCATGTAAAGAACATTCAGCACGGCCTTATTATTTTTTCAATAAACGCTGTCTTAATAGCTTCTGTTGCTGCGATTATCTCAGGAATATATTTGAGAAAGCAGATATTAGTGCCAATAAACACACTTAAAACTCAAACTTATGATATAGGTAAAAACAGGTTAAACACTATAATTAATGTTACATCTAAAGATGAAATTGGAGAGCTTACTGAATCATTTAATGAAATGGTCAGAGAGCTTAAAATTCATCGCGAAAACTTAGATGAATTACTCTATCAACGCACGAATGATTTGATTTCTTCAAATGAAAAACTTAGACAAAGTGAAAAACAACTGGTTCAGTCCGAAAAAATGGCTGCTTTGGCCCAGCTTGTGGCTGGAATTGCCCACGAAATTAACACCCCTGTAGGCGTTGGCGTAACGGCTGCCTCACACTTTGACACTATTACGAAAAAAATACTAAATTCTTATGCAGAAAAAGCCATGACCAAATCCGATCTTGAGGAATATTTTGAAAATGCAAGGGAAAGTACCGACTTGATTTTAAAAAACCTCTACCGGACTGCCGACCTTGTACGAAGTTTCAAGATGGTTTCAGCCGACCAGACAAGCCAGGAGCTTAGAAAATTTAAACTGAAACCTTACATTGACGACGTATTGCTAAGCCTTAAACCTAAGCTAAAAAAGACTACACATACGATTAACGTCCACTGTGATGACAAAATTGAACTAAACAGCTATCCCGGCGCTTATGCTCAGATAATCACAAACCTCATAGTTAACACCTTGTCTCACGCATATAACGAGGGCGTCTCAGGCAATATTAAGATGGATGTATCCACTGACGATACCAACGTGACATTGGAATACTCAGACGATGGCAGGGGTATTTCAGAGGAAAATATAAGATTGATATTTGAGCCTTTTTTCACAACCAACAGAAAACAGGGCGGAACCGGCTTAGGTCTTCACGTGCTCTACAACATTGTAACACAGTCGCTGAAGGGCACCATCGTTTGCCAAAGCAACACAGGAGAAGGAGCAAAGTTTATTATTACTGCTCCAAAAGATGTAGGAGGAAATACTAATGGATGAGTCAGAGCAAATAGTTTTTGCAGATGAAAAACAACCGCAATCAGTAAAAAAGCAGTGGAAAGTAATGATTGTGGACGATGAGGAGGATATTCATAAGGTTACCAAGCTTGCCCTTGGAAAGTTAAACTTTCAGAATAAGAAATTAAATTTTCTAAGCGCTTATTCGGCAGAGGAGGCAAAGAAATTAATTGCTGAAAATCCTGATATGTCAGTAATTTTGCTGGATGTGGTTATGGAAAGTGATGATTCCGGCCTTCAATTGGTTAAATACATCAGAGACGAATTGAAAAACAAGTTTGTTAGAATAATCCTTCGCACAGGACAGCCCGGACAGGCCCCCGAGGAAAACGTCATTATAGATTACGATATTAACGACTATAAGACTAAAGAAGAGTTAACCGATAAAAAACTTTTTACAACATTGATATCATCTCTGCGTGCCTACACCGATATAAGAGTAATAGAGTCCAACCGTAAAGGGCTTGAGAAAATAATAGAGGCAGCGGCATCTCTGTCTAATGTTGATTCTGTTAAAATTCTTGTTAACGGAATGCTGTCTCAGTTAATATCCATCCTGAGACTTGAAAGAGACTCAATATTTGGGCAAACTGTGGGATTTCTTTCTGATAAAACCAACGGAGACTTTTTAATATTATCCGGTACCGGCGCTTATGAAACCTCTGCCGGTAAAAAAGTAAAAGAGGTCATTGATCCCACGGTGCTAAAAAACCTTGATATTGCATGTCAGGAGCAAAAGAGCCTCTTTTTTGATAACCACTGCATAGTGTTTTTCCAAAACAATAAGTACCTGAACAGTTTTTTATATCTTGAGGGATTTACAGCCTTTGACAACCACGACAAGGAACTCATTGAGCACTTCTGTGCCAATGTCTCAAATGCTTTAGAGAAAGCGCTGCTACAAGAAAGAATCGAAACAGTCAAATCACTTGCAATTAACAGCATACTTAAACTTACCGAGTGCATCTGTACAAACGACTGTGGTCATATTCACAGAACTGGAAAAACGGCAGGGCTGCTTGCCGGCGCTTTAATGGCTAAAGGCAAACTCTACGGCACAGACGACCCCACGTTCCCTCAGCAGCTTGAGATAGCCGCAACAGTTTATCACGATATAGGCCGATTGTGTAACCTTGAGGATGACATATTAAACTTAAACAAACTGGATGAGCACAAGAGACGTGATATTTCTGAGTACTTATTTATTGTAAATGAGGTAATTGAAAGAGCGCTTGAAATAAACAGCAATAAGTATCTCTATATGGCTATGGATATAATACGCCATAAATTTACCAGATTTGACGGCACCGGTTATCCAGAAAACTTAAGCGGAGAGGAAATCCCCCTGTCTGCCCGCATAGCGTATGTGTCGGATTTTTACGATTGTCTGATAGGTGAAAAGGTCGGCGCAATGGACAGTAAAAGTGCCTTACTATCAATAAAAAAACTCTCAGGCAGCGTGTTTGACCCTGATATTGTGTCATGCCTTGAGGATGTTATAAGTGGACGCGATGGTTGACGATATATATTTTGCAGAGGATAGAAAAGCACCAGATGTCACAGGTTACTGGAAAGTTATAATAGTGGATGATGAGGCAGATATCCATAAGGTAACTATGATGGCCTTAAAAAAGGTTATGTACAAAAATAAGCCGCTTCAGTTTATAAGCGCATATTCAAGCTCTGAGGCCAAACGCGTGATAGCTCTGCACAATGACGCTGCGCTGATTCTGCTTGACGTTGTGATGGAAACCGATGGCTCTGGTCTTCAGTTGGTTAAATACATCAGAGACGAACTTGAGAACAAACTTGTCCGAATAATTCTTCGCACTGGGCAGCCCGGCGAAGCTCCTGAGGAAGACGTTATTGTAAATTACGACATTAATGATTACAAGACCAAAGAAGAACTCACAGATAAAAAGCTCTTTACCACCGTTGTGTCCTCTATCAGGTCATACACAGATTTGGTTAAGTTAAAAGAAAAGAATATTGAGCTGGAAAGTGAAATAACCAAACGAAAGGATGCAGAGCAGAAGATTAAGTTATCTTTAAAGGAAAAAGAAATACTGATCGGGGAGATTCACCACAGAGTAAAAAATAATCTTCAGATAAT
Coding sequences:
- a CDS encoding PAS domain S-box protein, producing MEDINKTLERFFFPVAAMCFFVGASFTFSYYVFSDTGSNLRFILYAIIFSSFSLPVFLALYVYHRKKILEMETFSKETNRVLEDNMELLSKVNALLEREIYERSEAEETLKESEETLKKITSSASDAIIMIDNSGCTTFWSTGAEKIFGYKSEEVMNKDIHKLIAHHDFFESYTKAFPEFAATGHGNAIGKTVELMAVKKDGTVFPVELSLSAVRIKGAWNAVGIVRDITTRKSNEDNLRKLSAAVEHTADSVIIANIDGCIEFVNRAYLSLKGIMEQDVIGKHIKDINEKPFTDEFFAKLRTSVIEGDVYRGVAENKDINGEHYYMEITVSPVRDPKGTVTHFISTGRDITYNYIAAEALIQSEEKFRSLVNNIPDVIWTCDVRGKVVFISKNVEELLGQTPLEFQKAVSIYDSGCIAPEDVGKLKAAYAELFENNKPFSVEVRAINKDGRQLWLMCRSMLSYEKGGRLYADGALTDITEIKLIQNELNKAKEEAEQANRAKSEFLSLMSHELRTPMNAILGFAQLLESDPYDPLTTYQLENTAEILKAGSHLLELIDNVLDLSKIESGRVKLSFESVNLQTLIEECISLTAPIGESRRVSITSDMESCTVVLVRADWMRLKQVMLNLISNGVKYSKEGGSVFIQCRRAAEMLEVSVSDYGIGISKENMKCLFQPFSNSARSSDANDGLGIGLVMTKKLISLMGGTMGVESEEGRGSRFYFTIPIATTFPDNEFNKELSCVCDDSIYTEGKGKFTILYIEDNPASVTLLGRIVSRYNNMRFISAMNGLTGVQLALEHKPDVILTDINLPDISGTDVLKRIRENVETSQIPVIALSGFVDDGASSTVNRNDFTGFLLKPFNFKELMGIIEGLLAKKVKEQ
- a CDS encoding YchF/TatD family DNA exonuclease; amino-acid sequence: MIDTHCHLEMPPFEGVVGEIVRKAAEAGVTHLITIGSDVGSNERNKAIAESYKDVFFTVGIHPHEAKYLSTAVYENLQVLCKHKKCVAIGETGLDYYHNHSPKDVQKRAFIKQIELAKETSLPLIIHSRDASEDTLRILTDHKVTQGVFHCFTANVETAKEVMLMGLHVSFSGTVTFKNNPEVEKVVNTVSDNHLLVETDAPYLAPVPHRGKRNEPAYVVHTAKKIAQLRGILLEDVDRITTLNAQTLFRLNTPSDEDKIAYQIRNTLYLNMTNSCTNRCTFCLRNVNTTVKGHNLSLKADPSSQDLIETIGDSPAKYDEVVFCGYGEPLLKLENVITVAKYIKAHGGSVRINTNGLGNIIHNRNILPELTGLADKISISLNAQDTETYNRLCVPTVENAYAGVIEFIKEAKKHIPDVTVTVVDASGVDIARCKEIAHELGVNFRLRHLDVLG
- a CDS encoding Uma2 family endonuclease — encoded protein: MAGTIETDLDLTEIINGEEIMGPSPFMRHQDIVFNLADIIRHHVKTNKLGKVYLSPLDVIFEEGVNRLQPDILFIRKENLSIAKDWIRGVPDMVCEVISSGSYEMDTAVKKAIYEKYRVPEYWIVMPEPQTIEILTIVGDKYKLHSFAAFDGFVTSKIIEGLQVDVNDIFE
- a CDS encoding HAMP domain-containing histidine kinase; the encoded protein is MRIGSKLLCLLLANIVLYGIIGYVVVRGNTQAIQLLEKITFSYLYNDAAIDSLLSAIRDSRGSMRDLLIKKYNHSHKIDVSAAKKIINESAFKRESSMKLWLQGMSKIESFEQKTRIQHSHSKDAFAKIEETLQAYTLKEREFITLYHTSDAATLDELFSDFIYHISEEIYANVSKIGEDFRSEIDSDVKHVKNIQHGLIIFSINAVLIASVAAIISGIYLRKQILVPINTLKTQTYDIGKNRLNTIINVTSKDEIGELTESFNEMVRELKIHRENLDELLYQRTNDLISSNEKLRQSEKQLVQSEKMAALAQLVAGIAHEINTPVGVGVTAASHFDTITKKILNSYAEKAMTKSDLEEYFENARESTDLILKNLYRTADLVRSFKMVSADQTSQELRKFKLKPYIDDVLLSLKPKLKKTTHTINVHCDDKIELNSYPGAYAQIITNLIVNTLSHAYNEGVSGNIKMDVSTDDTNVTLEYSDDGRGISEENIRLIFEPFFTTNRKQGGTGLGLHVLYNIVTQSLKGTIVCQSNTGEGAKFIITAPKDVGGNTNG
- a CDS encoding DUF3369 domain-containing protein; this translates as MDESEQIVFADEKQPQSVKKQWKVMIVDDEEDIHKVTKLALGKLNFQNKKLNFLSAYSAEEAKKLIAENPDMSVILLDVVMESDDSGLQLVKYIRDELKNKFVRIILRTGQPGQAPEENVIIDYDINDYKTKEELTDKKLFTTLISSLRAYTDIRVIESNRKGLEKIIEAAASLSNVDSVKILVNGMLSQLISILRLERDSIFGQTVGFLSDKTNGDFLILSGTGAYETSAGKKVKEVIDPTVLKNLDIACQEQKSLFFDNHCIVFFQNNKYLNSFLYLEGFTAFDNHDKELIEHFCANVSNALEKALLQERIETVKSLAINSILKLTECICTNDCGHIHRTGKTAGLLAGALMAKGKLYGTDDPTFPQQLEIAATVYHDIGRLCNLEDDILNLNKLDEHKRRDISEYLFIVNEVIERALEINSNKYLYMAMDIIRHKFTRFDGTGYPENLSGEEIPLSARIAYVSDFYDCLIGEKVGAMDSKSALLSIKKLSGSVFDPDIVSCLEDVISGRDG